CCTGACGACAGCGAGTGGGGCAGCGACGCCCCCGCGCGCCAGAACAACCTGGGCGACGACGAGCGTGCCGACGCCACCGAGCTCGCGCGCAGCCAGGAGTCGCTGCAATCCTTCCTGCACCGGCAGGCGCTGAGCCTGCGGCTCAACGAAAACGACTGTGCCGCGCTGCGCTTCCTGATCGAATCGCTCAATGACGACGGCTACCTCGAGGATTCGCTGCCGGCGCTGGCCTCGGGCCTCGCGGGCGACGACAACGACCAGTTCGACGAGCTGGTGCATCACTTCCAGGTGGCGCTCGGCCTGCTGCAGAGCCTGGAGCCGGCCGGCGTCGGCGCGCGCGACCTGGGCGAATGCCTGTGCATCCAGCTGCGCGCACTCGCCAGCGAAAGCGAGACCGAGGAACACGCGCTGGTGCGCAAGACCGCCATCGCGATCTGCAAGCAGCCGATGGAGCTGCTCGCGCGGCGCGACTTCAAGCGCCTGGCCACGCTCACGCGCACCAACGAAGAGGTTGTGCGCTCGGCGCTGCAGATCATCTCGCGCCTGGAGCCCAAGCCGGGCCGCCGCTTCGTCGATGTCGAGCGCAACATCGTCATTCCCGACGTGATCGTCACCAAGATCGGCCGCGGCACCAACGCCAAGTTCCGCGTCATGCTCAACCCCGAGGTCATGCCGCGGCTGCGCGTGCACGACATCTATGCCGGCGCGCTCAAGTCGCACAAGGGCGAGGGCAGCCAGGCGCTGTCGCAGCGGCTGCAGGAGGCGCGCTGGTTCATCAAAAACATCCAGCAGCGCTTCGACACCATCCTGCGCGTGAGCAACGCCATCGTCGAGCGGCAGAAGAGCTTCTTCGTGCACGGCGAACTCGCGATGCGGCCGCTGGTGCTGCGCGAGATTGCCGACGAACTGGGCCTGCACGAGTCGACCATCTCGCGCGTGACCACGGCCAAGTACATGTCCACGCCTTTCGGCACGGTCGAGCTCAAGTACTTCTTCGGCTCGGCGCTCGGCACCGAAACCGGCGGCAATGCGTCGAGCACCGCGGTGCGCGCGCTGATCAAGCAGTTCGTGGGCTCCGAGAGCATCAAGAAGCCGCTGTCCGACAGCCAGATTTCCGAGATGCTGAAAGAGCAGGGCATCGAATGCGCGCGGCGCACCGTGGCCAAGTACCGCGAGGCGCTGCGCATCGCGCCCGCCAACCTCCGCAAGGCGCTGTAGAAAGCCCGCCGATGGCCCGCCGCCTGCTGTCGCGCTGCGGGCAATGGATCTTCGCCATGGCGGCGGCATTGCTCTTCGCCGGCTGCGCCACCTTGCCCGACGAAGCACCGCACCCGCCCACCAAGGCCATGGCCGCCTCGGCCGACACCGCGCTCGGCAAGATCGCGCTGGCCTCGCAGCCCGACTCCGACCTGAGCGGCTTTCGCCTGATGCCGGGCGGCGACTTCGCGTTCGACACCCGCATCCAGCTCGCGCGGCGCGCCCAGCGCACGCTCGACGTGCAGTACTACCAGATCGAGAACGACGAGACCGGCCGCTACCTGCTGCGCACGCTGCGCGATGCGGCCCGGCGCGGCGTGCGCGTGCGCCTGCTGATGGACGATCTCTACACCTCGGGCGAGGACGAACTGCTGCTCGGCCTGGCCGCCACGCCGAACGTCGAACTGCGCCTGTTCAACCCGTTTCCGGCCGGGCGCGGCAGCCTGCTCAGGCGCTTCACCGCCTCGCTGTTCGACTTCAGCCGCGTCAACCGGCGCATGCACAACAAGCTCTTCATCGCCGATGGCGCGATGGCGGTGGCGGGCGGGCGCAACATCGGCAACCAGTACTTCAGGCGCACCGCCGGCGAGAACTTCATCGACCTGGACACCTTCGTGGCCGGCGCGCTGGTCCCGCGCCTTGGCGCGCTGTTCGACCAGTACTGGAACAGCATCTACGTGCGGCCGATCCAGTCCGTGGTGGCCAGCAGCCTGCCGCGCGAGGAATTGCAGCGGCGCTTCGACGCCGCCACCGGCCCCGACACCACGCCGCCGCCGCCCAGGCCCGCGCCCAACGACCTGCTCGGCTACAGCCCGATGGCCGAAGACCTGGAGGCGGGCAAGCTCGACCTGATCTGGGCCCTTGC
This genomic window from Variovorax paradoxus contains:
- a CDS encoding RNA polymerase factor sigma-54, with product MKQGLSLRVSQHLALTPQLQQSIRLLQLSTLELSQEVEQMLDENPFLERTAEEAAREEFGLDAIDTPMPRDEAGEAAEGEFAAAPISSAATTSSETASPPESDVPAADATEREPDWEGDGTVDMAPDDSEWGSDAPARQNNLGDDERADATELARSQESLQSFLHRQALSLRLNENDCAALRFLIESLNDDGYLEDSLPALASGLAGDDNDQFDELVHHFQVALGLLQSLEPAGVGARDLGECLCIQLRALASESETEEHALVRKTAIAICKQPMELLARRDFKRLATLTRTNEEVVRSALQIISRLEPKPGRRFVDVERNIVIPDVIVTKIGRGTNAKFRVMLNPEVMPRLRVHDIYAGALKSHKGEGSQALSQRLQEARWFIKNIQQRFDTILRVSNAIVERQKSFFVHGELAMRPLVLREIADELGLHESTISRVTTAKYMSTPFGTVELKYFFGSALGTETGGNASSTAVRALIKQFVGSESIKKPLSDSQISEMLKEQGIECARRTVAKYREALRIAPANLRKAL
- a CDS encoding phospholipase D family protein, translated to MARRLLSRCGQWIFAMAAALLFAGCATLPDEAPHPPTKAMAASADTALGKIALASQPDSDLSGFRLMPGGDFAFDTRIQLARRAQRTLDVQYYQIENDETGRYLLRTLRDAARRGVRVRLLMDDLYTSGEDELLLGLAATPNVELRLFNPFPAGRGSLLRRFTASLFDFSRVNRRMHNKLFIADGAMAVAGGRNIGNQYFRRTAGENFIDLDTFVAGALVPRLGALFDQYWNSIYVRPIQSVVASSLPREELQRRFDAATGPDTTPPPPRPAPNDLLGYSPMAEDLEAGKLDLIWALAEAYADSPERVIGKTASYGGVPLLDVDSVRYNVVEQMRRARSEVTIVSPYLIPGEAGLEMMREIRRRNVKISVVTNSFAATDEPLVHTAYRRYRTEMLGLGADLYELSTTRTRRSVRLGLFGTSVGRLHAKSAVIDRQVLFVGSMNFDPRSETHNTEIGLFIRSPEMAQQTLKLIEVLKQQGAYRLRFAKGSGDARIEWISEEEAGKTTVLSEEPDSDFWGRTMLELLAPLTPESLL